In a single window of the Mesorhizobium shangrilense genome:
- a CDS encoding ATP-binding protein — protein MSTFTSDQSGRAGLLNAGPLGTGAPAEMPAATSQHRQLTVMFADLVGSTALLEEYGPETFSDLLRTYHNLCTEATREQNGTVANYLGDGVISYFGYPRGMEDDPLRAVQAAWTILHNLMQANGGGLGRVALAARIGIATGHVIIQQKPDDHYGENVVGACLNKAARLQTIATANTAIVCAATRKLVGKAFEFEDLGLQALKGFEQQEAVFKVRPRRRKGLSRFEALRGERRMPLIGRDDELATLRAMMERAYAGTGSAAVLVGEPGIGKSRLVDALRHDEAQEGVRYLALQCSPAHQYSSLYPVKDYLDWVSGVHTDDPREVRRDKLRRLFQSAWQTNEEQTAVLMDVIAARGPEQEADADIGMLMKRLMAFQILSKKVFSTGVPGKALFLVFEDVHWIDPTSAEFLENLVRNAAEHPCVVLATTRSEGPFADRLDALGRVIRLERLSDAQSVQLAKAAGRAVELDDRTLAAIIEKSDGVPLFVEEYAAMLAESAGGRHRIGSGGELHTIPLTLGALVQNKLDGLNPSAQEVARIGAAVGRVFDLQLVRALSQLANETFDKALDVLESADIAHRGTGLGASDEASFKHALVRDAVYGSLGTAERRRLHGMVAEAMLSKHEGRRIVPEVLAEHLLAADRKAESARWRLAAAMEAAGGGGAAEALAHITHGLAAIESLPEGDERDSLELQLRAIQGPTLMVTRGPGSPAFGAAQARALELLRTQQMPENLIPVIYNTALHAWACGRLGDADRATDEIFEILEAEPSDDAYLAAHTMRGLVAWHRGDNETALEHLTATVERYDPTLHRGLYMRFLKEFGVFGRFYLGLTHAVMGNEPEAARHAAAALEIARLVKRPHAYGFGLLANFLTAMMRDDVPAAARFGEESIEFARRQGFPEFMAMSMVCLGWVSARRGDLEAGIPQMEEGAALWARTGFENWQAFFAALLSEFYIAAGRLSEARALLDRHDERITAFGEFQFRPLLARARASLHSAQ, from the coding sequence ATGTCGACGTTCACTAGCGATCAGTCCGGCAGGGCCGGACTTCTTAATGCCGGCCCACTGGGCACGGGAGCCCCGGCGGAGATGCCGGCCGCGACGTCGCAGCATCGGCAACTCACCGTCATGTTCGCCGACCTCGTCGGCTCCACGGCGCTGCTCGAGGAATATGGGCCGGAAACGTTCAGCGATCTCCTGCGCACCTACCATAATCTGTGCACCGAGGCGACGCGCGAGCAGAACGGCACCGTCGCCAACTATCTCGGCGATGGCGTCATAAGCTATTTCGGCTACCCGCGGGGAATGGAGGACGATCCGTTGCGCGCCGTCCAGGCGGCTTGGACGATCCTGCACAACCTCATGCAGGCAAACGGCGGCGGCCTCGGCAGAGTTGCGCTCGCCGCACGCATCGGCATTGCCACCGGTCACGTCATCATCCAGCAGAAGCCCGACGACCACTACGGCGAGAACGTGGTTGGCGCCTGTCTCAACAAGGCCGCGCGGCTGCAGACGATCGCAACCGCGAACACCGCGATCGTCTGCGCCGCCACCCGCAAGCTGGTCGGCAAGGCATTCGAGTTCGAGGACCTTGGCCTGCAGGCGCTGAAGGGGTTCGAGCAGCAGGAGGCAGTCTTCAAGGTAAGGCCTCGCCGCAGGAAGGGGCTAAGCCGCTTCGAGGCGCTGCGCGGAGAACGGCGGATGCCGTTGATCGGGCGCGACGACGAGCTGGCGACGTTGCGCGCCATGATGGAGCGCGCCTATGCGGGTACCGGATCGGCCGCCGTCCTGGTCGGCGAACCCGGCATCGGCAAGTCGAGGCTCGTCGACGCGTTGCGGCACGACGAGGCGCAGGAGGGCGTCCGCTATCTGGCCCTGCAATGCTCGCCAGCGCACCAGTATTCGTCGCTTTACCCGGTGAAGGACTATCTCGACTGGGTGTCCGGCGTGCACACCGACGATCCCCGCGAGGTCCGGCGCGACAAGCTTCGCCGGCTCTTTCAGTCCGCCTGGCAAACCAACGAAGAGCAGACCGCCGTGCTGATGGACGTCATTGCGGCGCGCGGCCCCGAACAGGAAGCGGATGCCGACATCGGCATGCTCATGAAACGCCTCATGGCGTTCCAGATCCTGTCGAAGAAGGTGTTCAGCACCGGCGTGCCGGGCAAGGCGCTGTTCCTGGTCTTCGAGGACGTGCACTGGATCGATCCCACCTCCGCCGAATTCCTCGAGAACCTGGTGAGGAACGCCGCCGAGCATCCCTGCGTCGTCCTGGCGACCACCCGATCGGAAGGCCCCTTCGCCGATCGTCTGGACGCGCTCGGCAGGGTGATACGGCTGGAACGGCTGAGCGACGCGCAATCCGTCCAGTTGGCGAAGGCGGCAGGCCGCGCGGTCGAACTGGATGACAGGACGCTTGCGGCAATCATCGAAAAATCCGACGGCGTTCCGCTGTTCGTCGAAGAATATGCGGCGATGCTCGCCGAAAGCGCCGGGGGGCGCCACAGGATCGGCAGCGGAGGCGAACTGCACACGATCCCGCTGACACTTGGCGCGCTCGTGCAGAACAAGCTCGACGGTCTCAATCCCAGCGCGCAGGAAGTCGCCAGGATCGGCGCGGCCGTCGGCCGGGTCTTCGACCTGCAGCTGGTCCGCGCCCTGTCCCAGCTGGCCAACGAAACTTTCGACAAGGCGCTCGACGTGCTGGAAAGCGCCGACATCGCGCACCGGGGCACGGGACTCGGCGCCAGCGATGAAGCGAGTTTCAAGCACGCGCTGGTGCGCGACGCGGTCTACGGATCGCTGGGCACGGCCGAGAGGCGTCGACTCCACGGCATGGTCGCCGAGGCCATGCTGTCGAAGCACGAAGGCCGGCGCATCGTGCCGGAGGTGCTGGCCGAGCATCTGCTCGCGGCCGACCGCAAGGCGGAGTCGGCGAGATGGCGTCTCGCCGCGGCGATGGAAGCGGCCGGCGGCGGCGGCGCGGCGGAAGCGCTCGCGCACATCACGCACGGACTGGCCGCCATCGAGAGCCTGCCCGAGGGAGACGAGCGCGACAGCCTCGAACTGCAATTGCGCGCGATACAGGGCCCGACCCTGATGGTCACGCGCGGCCCGGGCAGTCCGGCTTTCGGCGCTGCGCAGGCGCGCGCGCTCGAGTTGCTGCGCACGCAGCAGATGCCGGAGAACCTGATCCCCGTCATCTACAACACCGCGCTGCATGCCTGGGCGTGCGGCAGGCTGGGGGATGCGGATCGGGCGACCGACGAGATCTTCGAGATCCTGGAGGCCGAGCCCTCGGACGATGCCTATCTCGCCGCCCACACCATGCGCGGGCTGGTGGCATGGCACCGCGGCGACAACGAAACCGCCCTCGAACACCTGACCGCGACGGTGGAGCGCTATGACCCGACGCTCCATCGCGGGCTCTACATGCGTTTCCTGAAGGAATTCGGCGTGTTCGGACGCTTCTATCTCGGTCTCACCCACGCGGTGATGGGCAATGAGCCGGAAGCTGCCCGGCACGCCGCCGCCGCGCTGGAGATCGCCAGGCTGGTCAAGCGTCCCCACGCCTACGGCTTTGGCCTGCTCGCCAACTTTCTCACAGCGATGATGCGCGACGACGTGCCCGCCGCGGCGCGTTTCGGCGAGGAGAGCATCGAGTTCGCCCGTCGACAGGGCTTCCCCGAGTTCATGGCAATGTCGATGGTCTGCCTTGGCTGGGTGAGCGCCCGGCGGGGCGATCTCGAAGCTGGCATCCCGCAAATGGAGGAAGGCGCAGCGCTCTGGGCGAGGACGGGTTTCGAGAACTGGCAGGCCTTCTTCGCGGCGCTGCTGTCCGAGTTCTACATCGCCGCCGGTCGCCTCTCCGAGGCCCGTGCATTGCTCGACCGGCACGACGAGAGAATCACCGCTTTCGGCGAGTTCCAGTTTCGGCCATTGCTGGCGCGAGCGCGGGCATCGCTGCACTCCGCGCAGTGA
- a CDS encoding VIT1/CCC1 transporter family protein — MERSPATVGGSVAAQARPARDRILDPLDRASEILFGLIMVMTFTLSLGATGAGQEDVRTILVGALGCNLAWGIIDAAMYLMGAHGERELAASTLSAIRREEDPAAGRDLVRDQLPSAILPALGTEDLERIRLHLKILPAATGQQGIGRTDLIAAFGVFLLVFVSLFPVVLPFLFLDDVRLALRVSNAVAIGLLFLTGFAFGRHVGRPWRSGILMVLVGTALVAIAMALGG, encoded by the coding sequence ATGGAAAGGTCTCCCGCGACGGTAGGCGGCTCGGTTGCGGCGCAGGCGAGACCCGCCCGCGATCGCATTCTCGATCCCCTCGACCGGGCCAGCGAAATCCTTTTCGGGCTGATCATGGTGATGACGTTCACCCTCTCCCTCGGCGCGACCGGAGCCGGCCAGGAGGACGTACGGACGATCCTCGTCGGCGCACTAGGCTGCAACCTCGCCTGGGGCATCATCGACGCAGCCATGTACCTGATGGGAGCTCACGGGGAACGCGAACTTGCGGCTTCGACGCTTTCTGCAATCCGCCGCGAGGAAGACCCCGCCGCTGGCCGCGATCTCGTGCGCGATCAACTCCCTTCGGCCATTCTGCCGGCGTTGGGCACGGAGGATCTCGAGCGCATCCGCCTGCACCTCAAGATCCTGCCCGCAGCTACTGGACAGCAAGGGATCGGAAGGACGGACCTGATCGCCGCGTTCGGCGTCTTCCTCCTGGTCTTCGTGTCGCTGTTCCCCGTGGTCCTGCCGTTTCTCTTCCTCGACGATGTCAGGCTGGCGCTCAGGGTTTCGAATGCCGTCGCCATCGGCCTGCTGTTCCTGACCGGCTTTGCCTTCGGGCGTCACGTCGGCAGGCCGTGGCGCAGCGGCATCCTGATGGTCCTGGTCGGCACGGCGCTTGTCGCCATCGCCATGGCGCTCGGGGGCTGA
- the cax gene encoding calcium/proton exchanger — MNARISEIVSEARASPLLLLLAFVPLCLVGEHVWPERHTLLFVLSVLAIVPLAALLSRATESVADRTGQAVGGLLNATLGNLTELVIALTALQAGQYMLVKASIAGAIVTNTLFMLGGAFLIGGLKHHEQQYNRVSARLQAGLLFLATVALLVPSLLAEAESRSTMLQPLSLGLAVLLIVAYGLGMLFALGTHKEALASVGHAESAETPWPIPVALAVLATVTLLVALVSEVFVASVQHAAETLGMTPAFVGFVIVALVSAAAEMTTAFSAAARDQLDLSVSIALGSAAQIALFVAPLLVLLSYVIGPTPMNLQFWPGAIAMMLIATLAATLMTNGGRSAWFVGVMILMVYAIFALALFLLPPVA, encoded by the coding sequence GTGAACGCCAGGATCAGCGAAATCGTCAGCGAAGCGCGGGCGAGCCCATTGCTCCTGCTGCTGGCCTTCGTCCCACTCTGCCTCGTGGGCGAGCACGTCTGGCCGGAACGGCACACCTTGCTCTTCGTGCTCTCTGTGCTCGCGATCGTCCCGCTGGCGGCGCTGCTCAGCCGGGCGACAGAGTCGGTGGCGGATCGGACCGGGCAGGCGGTGGGAGGCCTCCTCAATGCCACGCTCGGCAATCTCACCGAATTGGTCATCGCGCTGACGGCGCTGCAGGCCGGCCAGTACATGCTGGTGAAGGCGTCGATTGCCGGGGCCATCGTCACCAACACGCTCTTCATGCTCGGCGGGGCTTTCCTGATCGGGGGGCTGAAACATCACGAGCAGCAGTACAACCGGGTGAGCGCCCGCCTCCAGGCCGGCCTGCTCTTCCTCGCCACCGTCGCCCTGCTGGTTCCCTCGCTGCTGGCCGAAGCCGAAAGCCGATCGACCATGCTGCAGCCTCTGAGTCTCGGGCTCGCCGTGCTCCTCATCGTGGCATACGGCCTCGGGATGCTGTTTGCGCTGGGAACCCACAAGGAGGCCCTCGCCAGCGTCGGCCACGCGGAGTCCGCCGAGACGCCATGGCCCATTCCGGTGGCGCTTGCCGTCCTCGCCACCGTGACGCTGCTGGTGGCGCTCGTGAGTGAGGTGTTCGTCGCCTCGGTCCAGCACGCCGCCGAGACGCTGGGCATGACGCCCGCCTTCGTCGGCTTCGTGATTGTCGCGCTGGTCAGCGCGGCCGCGGAGATGACGACCGCCTTTTCGGCTGCCGCCAGGGACCAGCTCGACCTCAGCGTCAGCATCGCGCTGGGAAGCGCCGCCCAGATTGCGCTGTTCGTGGCGCCGCTGCTGGTCTTGCTGAGCTACGTCATCGGCCCGACGCCGATGAACCTGCAGTTCTGGCCGGGCGCAATTGCGATGATGCTGATCGCCACGCTGGCGGCGACGCTGATGACCAACGGCGGCCGTTCGGCATGGTTCGTCGGCGTGATGATCCTGATGGTCTACGCGATCTTCGCCCTGGCCCTGTTCCTGCTGCCGCCCGTGGCATGA
- a CDS encoding pyridoxal phosphate-dependent aminotransferase: MLQTVPAFDRLGEENAFAVLARATALAAEGRDIINLGIGQPDFKTPPHIVEAAIKALRDGHHGYTPATGLLATREAVVRRTLALTGVEVSPENVMILPGGKPTMYAAIVMFGEPGAEILYPDPGFPIYRSMIEFTGAAPVPVPIREENGFAFSAEETLALITPKTRLIILNSPANPTGGVTPRAEIEKLVKGLEKHPNVAIMSDEIYDIMTYDGEKHVSLLTFPEIRDRLIVLNGWSKTWAMTGWRMGWSIWPNSPSSNHLYDKVRKLAVNCWSCVNAPSQFAGIAAIDGPQDDVAMMMAAFDRRRKLVVEGLNKLNGVSCITPKGAFYAFPNVKETGWKAKQLASALLDEAGVALIGGPDFGILGEGYIRVSYANSEANISRALERIGTFLSR, from the coding sequence ATGCTCCAAACAGTTCCGGCTTTTGATCGCCTCGGCGAGGAGAACGCCTTCGCCGTGCTGGCCCGCGCCACCGCGCTCGCCGCCGAGGGCCGCGACATCATCAACCTCGGCATCGGCCAGCCCGACTTCAAGACGCCGCCCCACATCGTCGAGGCCGCCATCAAGGCGCTGCGCGACGGCCACCACGGCTATACGCCGGCCACCGGCCTGCTCGCCACCCGCGAGGCGGTCGTGCGTCGCACCCTGGCGCTCACCGGCGTCGAGGTATCGCCCGAAAACGTCATGATCCTGCCCGGCGGCAAGCCGACCATGTACGCGGCAATCGTCATGTTCGGCGAACCCGGCGCCGAGATCCTCTATCCCGATCCCGGCTTCCCGATCTACCGCTCCATGATCGAGTTCACTGGCGCTGCGCCGGTGCCGGTGCCGATCCGCGAGGAGAACGGCTTTGCCTTCTCCGCGGAGGAGACGCTGGCGCTGATCACGCCGAAGACGCGGCTCATCATCCTCAACTCGCCTGCCAACCCGACCGGCGGCGTCACCCCACGCGCCGAGATCGAGAAGCTGGTGAAGGGTCTCGAGAAGCATCCGAACGTCGCCATCATGTCGGACGAGATCTACGACATCATGACCTATGACGGCGAAAAGCACGTCTCGCTGCTCACCTTCCCCGAAATCCGCGACCGGCTCATCGTGCTGAACGGCTGGTCGAAGACCTGGGCGATGACCGGCTGGCGCATGGGTTGGTCGATCTGGCCGAACTCGCCGTCCAGCAACCATCTTTATGACAAGGTCAGAAAGCTCGCCGTCAACTGCTGGTCCTGCGTCAACGCCCCCAGCCAGTTCGCCGGCATCGCCGCGATCGACGGTCCGCAGGACGACGTCGCCATGATGATGGCCGCCTTCGACCGCCGCCGAAAACTGGTCGTCGAGGGCCTGAACAAGCTCAACGGCGTCTCCTGCATTACCCCGAAGGGCGCCTTCTACGCGTTCCCGAACGTCAAGGAGACCGGCTGGAAGGCCAAGCAGCTCGCCTCCGCCCTGCTCGACGAGGCCGGCGTCGCGCTCATCGGCGGACCCGACTTCGGTATCCTCGGCGAAGGCTACATCCGCGTCTCCTATGCCAACTCGGAGGCAAACATCTCGCGGGCGCTGGAGCGGATCGGGACGTTCCTGAGCAGGTGA
- a CDS encoding GNAT family N-acetyltransferase, translated as MSDDLKNWQPRPRPQRVTLEGRYVRLEPLDPARHGDGLFEASSVPDANERFRWLAEYPPQDRAAYQPWLEKAAASEDPLFFVVIDKVSGKIAGRQTLMRIEPAFGVIEIGNIYWGPLISRKPAATEAQFLFMQYVFDQLGYRRYEWKCNNRNEPSKRAAERFGFTFEGIFRQHLVVKGENRDTAWYSIIDKEWPSLARAYMDWLDPANFDAGGNQKQRLEEFRAAAR; from the coding sequence ATGTCGGACGATCTGAAAAACTGGCAGCCTCGGCCCCGGCCGCAACGCGTGACGCTGGAAGGGCGCTACGTCCGGCTGGAACCCCTCGACCCCGCCAGGCACGGCGACGGCCTTTTCGAAGCGTCGAGCGTGCCCGACGCGAATGAGCGCTTTCGCTGGCTGGCCGAGTACCCGCCGCAGGACCGTGCCGCCTACCAGCCATGGCTGGAGAAGGCGGCGGCGAGCGAAGACCCGCTGTTCTTCGTGGTCATCGACAAGGTTTCGGGCAAGATTGCCGGGCGGCAGACCCTCATGCGCATCGAGCCGGCCTTCGGGGTCATCGAGATCGGCAACATCTACTGGGGTCCCCTGATCTCGCGCAAGCCGGCGGCGACCGAGGCGCAGTTCCTGTTCATGCAGTACGTTTTCGACCAGCTTGGCTACCGGCGCTACGAGTGGAAGTGCAACAACCGCAACGAACCCTCGAAGCGCGCGGCGGAGCGTTTCGGGTTCACCTTCGAGGGCATCTTCCGCCAGCATCTCGTCGTCAAGGGCGAGAACCGCGACACTGCCTGGTATTCGATCATCGACAAGGAGTGGCCTTCGCTCGCCCGAGCCTATATGGACTGGCTGGACCCGGCGAATTTCGACGCCGGGGGCAACCAGAAGCAACGGCTGGAAGAGTTTCGCGCCGCAGCGCGATAG
- a CDS encoding cation diffusion facilitator family transporter gives MSHSHGGHDHGHEHGQDEGHARGRGHDHSHAGHSHGPGVHVHENTDKKRVLIAACLTGGFMIVEAAGGWITGSLALLADAGHMLTDSIALWLAWYAFHLGERPATMRMTYGFGRVKTLVAYTNGVTIFAIALWIVYEAIVRFLDPPPVLGGPMLVVAVVGLLVNIAGFVVLHGGDRESLNMRGAILHVMGDMLGSAAAIVAAIIILATGWTPIDPILSVLVAVLILSTAWRLMKEAAHVLLEGVPESLDRDGIARDLEASVSGVREIHHMHVWSIDGSRNMATLHACLVEGTDPHGAVSAIKARLATRHGIAHATVEPEYGQCADARPEHLH, from the coding sequence ATGTCGCATTCGCATGGCGGGCATGACCACGGGCATGAGCATGGGCAAGACGAGGGCCATGCTCGCGGGAGAGGCCATGACCATTCCCATGCCGGGCACAGCCATGGCCCCGGCGTGCATGTTCATGAGAACACCGACAAGAAGCGCGTCCTGATCGCCGCCTGCCTGACCGGCGGGTTCATGATCGTCGAGGCGGCAGGCGGCTGGATCACCGGCTCGCTGGCGCTCTTGGCGGACGCCGGCCACATGCTGACGGATTCGATCGCGCTCTGGCTCGCTTGGTATGCGTTCCATCTCGGCGAGCGGCCGGCGACTATGCGCATGACCTACGGCTTCGGACGCGTGAAGACGCTGGTCGCCTACACCAACGGCGTCACCATCTTCGCCATCGCATTGTGGATCGTCTACGAAGCGATCGTGCGGTTCCTCGACCCGCCGCCGGTGCTGGGCGGCCCGATGCTTGTCGTGGCGGTCGTCGGGCTTCTGGTCAACATCGCCGGCTTCGTGGTCCTGCACGGCGGCGACCGGGAGAGCCTGAACATGCGCGGGGCGATACTGCATGTGATGGGCGACATGCTTGGCTCGGCTGCCGCGATCGTCGCCGCGATCATCATCCTGGCGACCGGCTGGACGCCGATCGATCCGATCCTCTCGGTGCTGGTCGCGGTGCTCATCCTGTCGACGGCGTGGCGGCTGATGAAGGAAGCGGCGCATGTCCTGCTGGAGGGTGTGCCCGAGAGCCTCGACCGCGACGGCATCGCGCGCGACCTCGAAGCCTCCGTCAGCGGCGTCCGCGAAATCCACCACATGCATGTCTGGTCTATCGACGGGTCCCGCAACATGGCGACGCTGCACGCCTGCCTCGTGGAGGGAACCGATCCTCACGGCGCCGTGTCGGCCATCAAGGCGCGGCTGGCGACCCGCCACGGGATCGCGCATGCGACGGTAGAGCCGGAATACGGGCAGTGCGCCGATGCGCGGCCCGAGCATCTGCACTGA
- a CDS encoding SDR family oxidoreductase: MAGRLKGKIAVVTAAGQGIGRAIAELFVAEGATVYASDVQRDKLEGLARAKKAKLDVLSTKAVEAYAAKVGEIDILVNVAGYVHHGSALTTSEKDWDFSFDLNVKSMHRTIKAFLPGMLARAKASGKTSSIVNVASGASSIRGIPNRYAYGASKAAVIGLTKAVAADYIRDGVRCNAIAPGTFKSPSWEDRVDSLGKEWGSKEKAMEMFVQRQPMGRVGDAIEIAPIVVYLASDEAAFTTGTVIPVDGGFSL; encoded by the coding sequence ATGGCGGGAAGACTGAAGGGGAAGATCGCGGTCGTCACTGCCGCTGGGCAGGGGATCGGGCGGGCGATCGCCGAACTGTTCGTGGCCGAGGGAGCGACCGTCTATGCGTCGGACGTCCAGCGCGACAAGCTCGAGGGACTGGCCCGCGCCAAGAAGGCGAAGCTCGACGTGCTCTCGACCAAGGCGGTCGAGGCGTATGCGGCCAAGGTCGGCGAGATCGACATCCTGGTGAACGTCGCCGGCTACGTGCATCACGGCAGCGCGCTGACGACGAGCGAGAAGGACTGGGATTTCTCCTTCGACCTGAACGTGAAGTCCATGCACCGCACCATCAAGGCGTTTCTGCCGGGAATGCTGGCGCGTGCCAAGGCGAGTGGAAAGACATCTTCGATCGTCAACGTCGCCTCGGGTGCCTCATCGATCCGCGGCATCCCGAACCGCTACGCCTATGGCGCCAGCAAGGCGGCGGTGATCGGGCTGACCAAGGCAGTGGCGGCCGACTACATCCGCGACGGCGTGCGCTGCAACGCCATTGCGCCGGGCACCTTCAAGTCGCCGTCCTGGGAGGACCGGGTCGATTCGCTCGGCAAGGAATGGGGCAGCAAGGAAAAGGCGATGGAGATGTTCGTCCAGCGCCAGCCCATGGGCCGTGTCGGCGACGCCATCGAGATCGCGCCCATCGTGGTCTATCTCGCATCCGACGAGGCGGCGTTCACCACGGGGACGGTGATACCGGTCGACGGCGGCTTTTCATTGTGA